The Clarias gariepinus isolate MV-2021 ecotype Netherlands chromosome 26, CGAR_prim_01v2, whole genome shotgun sequence sequence ATCTTCCTGCCCCTGTCTCTAGCATTCCTGTCTGGAGGCGTTCTGGCCGGTGATTGGGTGGTCCATGTTCCCGTGAACCCCATCCTGGCTCCTCAGGGCTCCACGGTGATGCTCCCCTGCACTTACGACTTCCCCGACGAGTCTGGATCACGTCAAGTGCAGTCCGAGATGTGGTGTCTGAACCAGAGCCTGTGCATCACACCCACCTACGTGTACCACAGTGCCAACATCTTCCCCGAGCCTGTGTTTCAGGGCCGGGTCCAGTACCTGGGCTCGCTCGGCTCCAAAAACTGCTCTCTCAGGATAAGCGACCTGAGGATAAAGGACAGTGGCGTGTACGTGTTCCGCTTCATCACCAACCACCCTGTGAGCAAACTGCCTGAGCAGAGGGGTGTCATGCTAAGAGTGA is a genomic window containing:
- the LOC128514319 gene encoding sialic acid-binding Ig-like lectin 14, with translation MDKLSKRYFENRCLWTSLIISAFLSGGVLAGDWVVHVPVNPILAPQGSTVMLPCTYDFPDESGSRQVQSEMWCLNQSLCITPTYVYHSANIFPEPVFQGRVQYLGSLGSKNCSLRISDLRIKDSGVYVFRFITNHPVSKLPEQRGVMLRVTAKGSSSAATVGIVLGVLLLLTVMVTIFACSKRHAASKSLQPVLNDECNL